ACCACTGCCCTGGACAGTCGACGTGCAGACGCAGACCGACCAACTGATGGAAGTTGTGCTCGAGGCAATCCACGAACTGACACCCCGAGTACAACCACCACCCTAGGCGAAACGTTGGTGGACAAAGGATTTAACACGCCTTCGGCGGACTTACAAATTCTGGCGAAACCAAGCCAGGATACAACGGCGCGCAGGCCGGTGGAGGCCGGACCTCGAAACTCGAGCCAAAGTTGCATCCAAGGAATACCACGATTGGATTcggaagcagaagaaagCCCACTGGGACGAATTTCTAGCAGAAGATGCTAACATCTGGAAGGCAGCCAGCTACCTTCAGCCGAGCAAGGGGGCCATGGACGACAAGGTGCCaccgttgaagaagaaagacgGGTCGATGACCAAAGACAGCATGGAACAGGCAAAGGAGCTGCTTGGGACATTTCCCCCGCCCCTCCCGGAATGGATTGAAACAGAAGACCGACGATCGCGGCGCGCGGCCTTGTCAATGCCGGACCTCACGCTGGTAGAAATCGAGAAGGTACTGGCGGCGAAACCTTGGAAGGCTCCAGGTGAGGATGGTTTGCCGGCCATGGTGTGGAGGCGCCTGTGGCCAGTAGTGAAGCATCGAGTTTGGACTCTTTTCGACCGCTCGCTCCGAGATGGCGTTGTACCGCACCAGTGGAAAAGTGCCAGGATTATCCCCCTCAAGAAGCCGGACAAAGGAGACTACACAGTAGCTAAAGCCTGGCGACCAATATCACTCCTGTCAACATTAGGCAAAATAATGGAAGCAGTTGTGGCGGAACGGATCTCATACGCGGTTGAGACCAGCGGGCTCCTGCCCGCGAACCACTTCGGAGCGA
The DNA window shown above is from Pochonia chlamydosporia 170 chromosome Unknown PCv3seq00012, whole genome shotgun sequence and carries:
- a CDS encoding endonuclease/exonuclease/phosphatase (similar to Metarhizium robertsii ARSEF 23 XP_007826688.1) translates to MPERTVTHRLLLKNAPWTMISARVEDNLRPLPWTVDVQTQTDQLMEAKRWWTKDLTRLRRTYKFWRNQARIQRRAGRWRPDLETRAKVASKEYHDWIRKQKKAHWDEFLAEDANIWKAASYLQPSKGAMDDKVPPLKKKDGSMTKDSMEQAKELLGTFPPPLPEWIETEDRRSRRAALSMPDLTLVEIEKVLAAKPWKAPGEDGLPAMVWRRLWPVVKHRVWTLFDRSLRDGVVPHQWKSARIIPLKKPDKGDYTVAKAWRPISLLSTLGKIMEAVVAERISYAVETSGLLPANHFGARKRRSAEQALLLLQEHIYKAWWAGKVLSLISFDVKGAYNGVCKERLLQRMIARGIPGGQVRWTDAFCSGKTACVVVNGHTSERRELSRSGLPQGSPLSPILFLFFNADLVQRKINANGGSIAFVDDYTAWVTGPTADDNRADIQSIIDDALKWEARSGATFEADKSAVIHFTRTAARSSDKPI